The DNA sequence TATGTCAGGACAGGCGCGGAGAGTTCGTCTCGCTCGATTACATAACTCCCGAGAGAGTAAGGCTTATCTACAACCTTCCATTGGCGGAATTCATAATAGACTTTCACGATCGCCTAAAGTCCATAACCAGGGGTTACGCATCCATAGACTACGAACACATAGGTTATAAAAAATCGGACCTCGTGAAGGTGGATATACTCATCCATGGAGAGCCCGTAGACGCCTTCTCGTTCATATGCCATAGAGACAACGCCTACAAGCGAGCGCTGAGCGTAATAAAAAAGCTAAAGGAGCTCATACCCAGGCAGTTGTTCGAGGTGGCTATACAGGCATCCATTGGAAGCCGCGTGATAGCCAGGGAGAACGTGAAACCCTTGCGCAAAAACGTGCTCGCGAAATGTTACGGCGGCGATGTGACGCGAAAGCGCAAGTTGCTTGAAAAACAAAAAGAGGGCAAAGAAAAGATGAAGATGATAGGAAAGGTTCAAATTCCACAGGAAGCCTTTCTTGCCTTCCTGCAGGCTGATGAGGAAGAATAAATTATCGGGCATGACAAACGGTGCAACCGCGCGGCTCGGCTGGGCGTTGTCATGCCCCCTTTCGCTTTACGTCCACATCCCCTTTTGCGTCAGGAAATGTCCCTACTGCGCCTTTTACAGCATCACGGCAAGCCCAGAGGACATGGATAAGTACTTGGATGCCTTGGGGCAAGAGCTTCAGCTATGGACGTCCCTGTCAGGGGACAAGTTGCACGCTCAAACGCTTTACATCGGAGGAGGAACGCCCACCGTTTTAAGCGCAAAGCAGTGGGAAAAGCTGATCCTTATCCTTGAACGATATGTGGATTTCTTGCCATTTTTAGAGGCAAGCGTGGAGGCAAATCCAGGCAGCTTACGTGCAGATCACATTAAGCTGTGGCGTTCCTGGAAAATCACGCGCGTCAGTTTGGGTGCTCAAAGCCTGGATGAAGGCGAGCTTAACTGGCTTCGCCGGCCTCACAATGCCTACGACGTCGCTGACTCGTTAGCTGCCTTGGTGGCAAGCGGCCTAGACGTAAGCGTGGATCTGCTTTTCGGCTTACCGGGGCAGACGATACAAAGCTGGCACAGGGCCATCAAGGATTGCCTAAGGTTTGGGATCAGACACCTGTCGATTTATGAACTGA is a window from the Acetomicrobium flavidum genome containing:
- the hemW gene encoding radical SAM family heme chaperone HemW — translated: MRKNKLSGMTNGATARLGWALSCPLSLYVHIPFCVRKCPYCAFYSITASPEDMDKYLDALGQELQLWTSLSGDKLHAQTLYIGGGTPTVLSAKQWEKLILILERYVDFLPFLEASVEANPGSLRADHIKLWRSWKITRVSLGAQSLDEGELNWLRRPHNAYDVADSLAALVASGLDVSVDLLFGLPGQTIQSWHRAIKDCLRFGIRHLSIYELTLEENTPWGENPPKGLTAGYPLYRFAQWYLPKKGFTHYEIASFSLPGHWCRHNIAYWQGENFLGIGASAWGYLDGYRYGNVKDIKIYAKKISEGKLAIADEELLPTEQAARESAVLALRTMWGVSGRFFRRRWGWKAYRDFCDTWRGLPEDCKITCHGRYALSPKGFRVANSLWEEFL